AGGAGACAAGGATGAATAAGTTTATTTTTACGGCTGTAGTTTTAACAATGAGTGTTTTCATTGGGAATGTAAACGGGTCCGGGTGCGGGGGAGGGAGCTGTGATCATGCCGAAGTCGAATCAAAAGAAAAAAAAGCGCCAAACATAAAAGTAGACGCGGTAACTGCTGCTACGCCGAAGCCGGAAAAGGGGCAGGTTGTTGTTACCGGCACACTTGTATGTACTTCCTGCAGTTTAAAGAAATCAAAAAAAGCAGAATCTCAATGCAGCGTCTATGGCTGTTCTTATGCTATTAAGACGGAAAAGGTAATGAGTCCGAAAGGGGAAAAATTAAAAGAAGAGACAGGGGTTTTATTTCACATACTTGCCAATGACAAAAGTGAAGATTTATTACAGGCAAATAACAAGGGCAGAGATGTTATTGTCGTGGGCAAACTGTATTCTGATGAAAGAGTAATAGAAATTGACTTTGTCAAGTATGCTCCATCAAAAGCGGGATATACCTGTTCAATGTGCGGCGGTGATTTTGATAAGCCGGGCAAATGTCCGAAATGCGGTATGAAGTTGATTGAAAAGAAGAAAAAATAGGCTTTACAGTGACACTATTTCTACGCTTCGAAGGGTTTCGCTCCGAGAAGCACGGAGAGGTGTCGCCAAATTGAGTTAGCGGTTCTCCACTCAATACCCGATAATCAGGGTAGTGAGTATATGCATCGCTTCATCAAAGGGCTGTGGTTTTCAGAGGAAGAAGATAGTTGGTTTAAATAAGGAGTCCTGCTAAATGGAAAAAAAGACTGTTATAATTAAGAAATTTTCAATACGGGGTAATGAGGGAGGGCGTATATGAATTTCCCTGGAAAACTAACGATGAATTTATCAGTATTTGTACTGTTATGTTCAATAGCAGGCATCTCTTATGGCGCCTCGACGCTTTCTGAAAGAAAAAAACAAATCAAAAATCAGGAAAGAGTAATAGCAGACAATGAAAAAAATGAAACTATTGAAATTGGAGATGATGCCAGATTAAGTGATTATATTAAAGCAGGCCTCATGAATAATCCGGGGCTTAAAGCAGCCTTTTATAAATGGAAAGCATCATTTGCCAAAATATCTCAAGCATTCTCGCTTCCTGATCCGCAATTCACATATACAAAGTACATTGAAGGTGTAGAAACTCGGGTAGGTCCTCAGGAAAGAGCCTATTCAATCAATCAGAAATTCCCGCTTCTTGATAAATTGTGGATTCGTAGAAGTAAAGCATTTAGAGCTTCAGAAGAATCTTTCTATAACCTGAATAAACAGAGGCTGGAGCAGATTAATAAGATTACCGATGCGTATTATGAGTATGCCTATTTGAGCAAGGCTATTCTTTTGATGAATGAAAATATCAAGCTGCTGAAAATTTTTGAGAGTGTCGCACAAACTAAATATAGAACAGGTTTAGCTCCGAACCATGATTTATTGAAAGTGCAGGTTGAATTAGGTAAGCTCGAAAATGATTTATTAAGCCTTGAAGACTCAAGATTGCCTCTGGTTTCACGTTTGAATGCGCTGTTGAATCTGCCAATGGATAATCTTCTCCCCTGGCCGGATGAAACATTGGAAGGTGCTGTGCTGGGACAAAAATATGAAGAAATAAACGGGCTCTATGATGAATTAACAAAACATAATCCCGAGCTTCTGTCTTTGACCGAGAATATTGAAGAAAACAGGGATTCGCTGAAGCTTGCCAAAAGAGAGTATTTTCCCGATCTTAGTGTCGGCGTAACGAAGATTGAAACGGCCGATGCATTGAATCCAGGCGCTGTTGATAGCGGGAAAGATCCGGTAATGGTTATGGTTTCATTTAATTTGCCGCTTTGGTTTGGCCGTTTAAACGCCGGAGTGAGGGAATCAAGGGCTTCCTTAAAAGCCGCGGAAGAATTATTAGTGAATAAACAAAATGAATTGTTAACCCGGTTAAATTATGTTCATTACAAAATACGTGACGCGTTGCGGCAATCAAATCTCTATAAAGATGCTTTATTACCAAAGGCGACGCAAACATTAAATGCAACTCAGTTCGGCTATCAGGGAGGGAAAGAAGATTTTCTTTCTCTTATAGACGCGCAAAGGGTTCTTTTTAATTTTCAATTAGCGTATTATCGTCAAAATGCTAATTTTTATCAGCGTATAGCTGAATTAAAAAGTTTATTAGGAGAATTTCCGGTAGATCCGGGTGAAACAGAATGATAATGATTAATGAATACTTAACCCATAGAAAGGAGAAATGTCATGATAAATGATTTTATTGCCAATGTGAAAAAAGAGATTCTCAACGCAGGAAAGAAACATTGGAAATTAATTGCCGCAAGCGTGGCGGCCGGGCTCATTATTGCTAATATTTTTCCCGGCCTTAATTTAAAAAAAGGGGATTCGGCAGAAAGAAGTGACATGGCCGGTGTTTCGCGTGAAAAGAAGGTAAAGTATTGGACATGTTCAATGCATCCCCAGATAAAACTTCCTAAAAAAGGGCCGTGCCCCATTTGTGCGATGGATCTTATTCCCGTTTACGCAGATGGAGAGGAAGAAGAAGCCGGAGGGGATGTTTCTTTGACACTTAATGAAGCCGGTCAAAGTTTGGCTGAAATTGAAACGGTGGAAGTTAAATACCAGAAAGTATCCAATGAAGTGAGGTTAGTCGGAAAGGTTGATTATGATGAGACGCGTCTTTCCTATATCAGCGCCTGGGTTCCCGGCCGTATTGACAGACTATTTGTTGATTTTACCGGAGTAAATGTAAGAAAAGGCGACCATCTTATCAAACTGTATAGTCCGGAATTATTAGCAACACAAGAAGAGTATTTACAGGCCATAAAAAATATGAAAGAGACAAAGGACAGTCAGCTTGGTATCCTTCGCGACACGGCAAGAATGACATTAGAAAGCGCCAGAGAAAAATTGAGACTCTATGGGATCAAAGAAGAGCAGATTGATGAAATTGTGAAACGGGAAACTCCCGATAAACATATGACCATCTATTCTCCTGTTGCCGGAACGGTTATTCAGAAGAATGGTTTTGAAGGGATGTATGTAAAAACAGGCGATAAAATTTATACGATTGCGGATTTAAGCAAAGTATGGTTATTCCTGGACGCTTATGAAAGTGATGTTCAATGGCTGCATTACGGCCAGCGCGTGAAAATTGAGGCCGAAAGTTTTCCGGGGGAAGTGTTCCACGGCAAAATAGCGTTTATTGAACCTTTTGTCGATGAAAAGACCAGGACCATAAAATTAAGGGTGAATGTGGATAATGCGAAGGGGAAACTTAAACCCGGTATGTTTGTGCGGGCAAATATACAGGCTGTTCTGGGCCAGGACGGCAAGGTTTATGAAAAAGATTTAGCAGGTAAATGGATATGCCCGATGCACCCGGATGTTATAAAAGATAAGCAGGAACCTTGTGATATTTGCGGTATGGAGCTTATCAGGACGAGCGAGTTTGGTTTTGCCGCAAAACCGGCTGTTCAAAAAAAGGTTCTTGTTATTCCCACAACCGCGCCATTGATTACCGGGAAACGGGCTGTTGTGTACGTTGAAAATGAAACGAAGAAGGATACCACAAAACGATATGAAGGGCGTGAAGTAGTTCTAGGCCCCCGGGCGGGCAATCAGTATATTGTTCTTTCCGGGTTAAGAGCGGGGGAACGTGTTGTTACTCAAGGCAACTTCAAAATTGACAGCGCTCTTCAGATTCAGGCAAAACCGAGTATGATGAATCCTGCCGGGTATTACAGCGAAACTGAAAATATTTTTACGCAAGGCGGTAAAGCCGCAAGTGAAAGCGCCGGGATATTGACTTCCGCTTTAAGTTATTATCTGTCTGCCGCAAAGGCTTTGTCTGAGGATAATCCTCATGCGGCAGCCGGGGCGCTCGAGAAATTCAGAGATCAAATATCACAGATTATTAAAGCTGATTCATTGGAAGTCAAAACTTCAGGGATAGCGGCAGAAATAAAACAGTTAAGAGCGGCAGTGAAACAGATTGACCATAACACTGATGCCTTGAGAAAACAATTTGCAGCGCTTTCCAACAATCTCAAGAACATTTTTGAGAAGTATGAATACAAAGAAAAACAGACCCTATATTTGGTTTTTTGTTCGATGGCGTTTAACAATAAAGGCGGCTATTGGCTGCAGGATTCAAAGGAAGTTAGAAATCCGTATTTCGGGTCAAAAATGTTAAAGTGCGGTGAAATAAAAAAAGAATACGGAAGAAAAATTATGGAAACAAAACCTATTATGGGCCATGAAGGACATTAAGGGTAAATTCAGGCGCGTAATTCGCAGGGGGATCTTTTATGTTAAATAAACTTATAAAATTCTTTCTTGAGAATAAGCTAGTAACAGCGTTGTTTATCATCGGGGTAATTCTCTGGGGAATTTCTGTTATGCCTTTTGATATCAAAGGAAGCATTGTGCCGAGAGGCCCTGTGCCTGTTGACGCTATTCCCGATATCGGAGAAAATCAGCAGATAGTTTTTACAGAGTGGATGGGGCGGTCGCCGCAGGACATGGAAGACCAGGTAACGTATCCGCTGGCTATAGCGCTTCAGGGAATTCCGGGCGTTAAGAGTATTCGCAGTTACTCTGCTTTTGGTTTTTCCACGATATATGTGATTTTTAATGAGAGTGTTGAGTTTTATTGGTCGAGATCCCGTGTACTGGAACGTTTAAGCAGCGCTCAAAAAGGTTTGCCGGACGGCGTCGTTCCGGCGCTTGGTCCGGATGCGACAGCTCTGGGACAGATATTCTGGTATACACTGGAAGGGAAAGGTTTTAGCTTGGCTGAACTGCGCTCTATACAGGATTGGTATGTGAAGTATGCCCTGCAATCGGCAGAAGGGATAAGCGAGGTCGCTTCGGTAGGGGGCTATGTCAAAGAATATCAGATTGATGTTGACCCGGACGCGATGCGCGCCTACAACGTAGGGTTACATGACATAATGATGGCAGTCAAGAGGGCTAATATTGATGTGGGGGCAAAGACTGTAGAATTTAACAAGGTAGAATATGTGGTGCGCGGCATCGGGTTTATTAAAAATCTCAAGGATATTGAAAACATCATTATTAAAACAAATGACAATGTTCCTATTTATGTTAAGAATGTAGCCCGGCAGGTGAATTTTGGCCCGGCATTAAGAAGAGGGGCTTTGGATAAACAGGGAGCGGAAGTTGTCGGCGGCGTCGTTGTTGTGCGTTACGGCGGCAATCCAATGGAGGCTATAAAAAATATTAAGAAAAAGATCTCCCAGCTGGAGAGGGGGCTGCCTACAAAAGTACTTGAGGATGGAACAGTATCAAAGGTCAGGATAGTACCCTTTTACGATCGAACGAAACTGATCAATGAAACTCTGGGTACTTTAAGCGAGGCGCTCACTCAGCAGATATTGATTACTATTATTGTCATACTTGTGTTTTTGATGCATCTAAAAAGCTCTTTAGTTGTTTCATTCAGTTTGCCGATGGCTGTACTCATGGCCTTCATTATGATGAAAGTTTTCAAGGTTGACGCCAATGTTATGTCTTTGGCCGGAATTGCAATTGCCATCGGGACAATCGTTGATATGGGAATTATAATGTGTGAGAACATCATTAACCATCTTAATGAGTCCAAAGGGACAGAAAATCCGATAACCGTAGTTTATAGGGCGGCAAGTGAAGTTGGCGGCGCAATCTTAACGGCGATTTCCACAACAATCGTTTCATTCTTGGCAGTGTTTACTATGGCCGGCCCTGAGGGCAAACTTTTTAAGCCATTGGCGTTTACCAAAACTTTCGCGCTCCTGGCATCAGTTATCATCGCGCTTTTAGTTATTCCGGCGCTGTCTCATATATTGTTTGTTAAAAGAAAAAAACCGCTTGAGGGAATTAAACAAGGCATTAAAGCAATTATCGTAGCGGCCGCCGCTTTTATCGGATTTAAAGTATCTTCAATTATCGGCGCTGGTATTCTGGTATATGGCCTTTATCTAATTTTTGAAGAACGGATACCTTCCCGGGTAAAAGATATATTTTTAAAACATTCCAATTGGATAGCAATCGGACTCGTGGGAATTTTTCTTACCCACTACTGGATGCCCTTAGGATTTGGAAAGGGGTTTATTCTGAATGTTATTTTTGTAGGCGGCGTCCTTTTTACGATTATGTGGTTTTTTCATAGATTTATGGAAGTTTATCCGAAGATATTGATGTATTTGCTTAATGATAAACGTTTGTTTATGCTGATTCCGTTATCAATATTTATCTTTGGAATGACCATTTGGCTGGGCTTTGCGTCCGTGCTCTCGCCCATAACAGGAAATTTAAGCAAAATAGGTATCAAAGAATCAACTGTTTTAAGAATTTGGCCGCTCAGCGTATTGAATCATTCCTTTCCCGGGCTGGGCAAAGAATTTATGCCGCCCCTTGATGAAGGATCATATCTTTTTATGCCTACAACTATGCCGCATGCTTCAATTGGTGAAGCTCTTGATGTGCTGCAAAAGCAGGATATTCTAATCAGTCAGATTCCCGAAGTTGAATCAGTTGTTGGAAAACTCGGGAGGGTTGAATCTCCGTTAGACCCCGCACCGATTTCTATGATAGAAACGGTTATCAGTTATAAACCGGAATATGGAGAAAGAGACGTTAAGACCGGAAAACGGCCGCGTTTGTGGAGAAAACATATTAAAACACCCGATGATATTTGGACGGAAATTTTAAAAGTGAGCAAGATTCCCGGCACGACATCAGCCCCGAAATTGCAGCCGATTGCCGCCAGAATTGTTATGCTTCAGTCGGGAATGAGGGCTCCCATGGGCGTTAAAATATTAGGAAAGAACCTTAAAGAAATAGAGAAGGTTGGTTTACAGATAGAGAAATTGTTAAAAGAAGTTCCCGGGGTTGAAGCCAGCGCGGTTATTGCCGATCGTATTGTGGGTAAGCCCTATATTGAATTTAGTATTGACCGCGAAAAAATCGCCCGCTACGGTCTTAATATCCAGGATGTTCAGGATGTCATTGAAGTCGCCATCGGCGGCATGAAATTGACGACTACGGTTGAGGGAAGGGAGCGTTATCCGGTAAGGGTCAGATATCCCAGAGAATTCAGGGATTCTGTAGAAGATTTGCAGAAAGTCCTTATTCCGACAAAAACAGGGGCCCAGATACCGTTATCACAGATAGCGGTTTTGAAGTTTGAGCGCGGCCCGCAGGTTATTAAGAGTGAAGATACATTTCTTGTCGGGTACGTTCTGTTCGATAAAATTCCGGATGTTGCGGAAGTCAATGTCGTAAATGCCGCGCAAAATTATCTTCAGAGCAGTATTGATTCAGGCGAACTGGTTTTGCCGCCCGGGACGAGCTATAAATTCGCCGGCAGTTATGAAAATCAGGTTAGAAGCGAAAAAAAATTAGCGCTCGTTCTGCCGCTCAGCCTGTTTATTATTTTCTTGATATTGTATTTTCAGTTTAAGCGTGTAACAACGACTTTTCTGGTTTTCAGCAGTATTATAGTGGCTTTCAGCGGAGGCTTTATTCTGATATGGCTTTATGCCCAGGAGTGGTTTATGTATTTTCCTTTTTTCGGAAATTATTTCAGGGATTTATTCAATATGCAGACCTATAATTTAAGTGTTGCGGTATGGGTGGGGTTTCTGGCCCTTTTCGGAATTGCCAGCGATGACGGTGTGGTTGTAGCAACCTATCTTGAGCAAAGCTTCGCCGAGAGAAAACCAAAAACCATTCGTGAAATAAGGGAAGCGACTTTGTTTGCCGGTATGCGCCGTGTCAGGCCGTGTCTTATGACAACGGCTACTACTATTCTGGCTTTGCTGCCAATATTGACATCGACCGGACGAGGGGCTGATGTAATGATTCCTATGGCATTGCCGGCTGTGGGAGGCATGACCATTGAGCTGATTACGCTCTTTATCGTCCCGGTAGGGTACTGCTGGTTACGTGAAAAAGAACTGATAAAGGAAGAAAAATCAGAAAAATAAAAGAATGGAGATTCTCAATTGGAGAGAGCCCCCGGTATACTTATCGGGGTTAGGATTATGTTCTGATAAGGAAAGGGATGATGCCATAAATTGTGAAGAAGAATAAAAAAGAAAGCAGGGGGTAGAAAATGGAAGATAACACAGTTGCAGAAAAAACAGAAGTAAAGAGAGTAGAAAAGAATTATCCATATGCTCTGTTCAGTTTATTTCTTGGTATTTTATCGTTCATACAGTTGCTGGGCCTGGAAAGAGCGCTGGCCGCGGTAGGTTTCGGAATTATAGCGCTGCTCGGGATAAAAAGAAACGGAAATGTTAAAGAAAGGAAGTATGCATATTGGGGAATAGCGCTGGGAATTATCTATATGATGATATTGCTGGCAATTATTCTTTATCAAAGAGGGGACATACTGTGTATTTTGAATCGCAATTGATGTAAGCCGCGCTCATATATTATGGCAATTTCGCTTATAACGCTTACCAACCTGATTTTTGTACCGGCATTACCCTGCTGGATGAAGAAAAAGCAGCTGGGATTGAAAAACAGTCCGTAAGAAATGATGAAATTAAATTTTGCCTGTACTCTTGCCGTTATAGCGGCGGCCGGGATGTTTTTACAGAACCGCAGCGTTGTTTTTGCATCATCCTGTCATGGAGGGCATGGAGGCGGCGGGACAAAACAGACAGGGCATTCTAAACATAAAAAATCATATCCGCAGGGGGAAATAATTGAGATAAAGGCGCCGCCTGAAATAACTGTAAAAGGCACGCTGACCTGCCCCGGTAAGTTTTTGTATGTGAACAAAAAAGGTTACGGGCATGATGATAAGGAAAAATGCAAAAATTCAGCAATTATGGTTGAAAAGGCCGGGGAGTGCGGCAAATCTGGTAAAGAGGAATGTCCTTATGAAGGCAAATTGTACCATATTCTGCTTAATGAAAAGGCTAAGGAATTAATTAACAGTAAGAAATACAGAGGGGCAGAAATTTCTATTACAGGCAGTCTTTGGCCGGATGAAAGAGTTATAGGGGTGCGCAGTTTCCGCAGGCTCAGCGCAGAAGAGATGGAAACCGTGCATAGAGATTAGGGCTGGATGTAATATTATTTATAATGGAGTAGTATGGTTTTGTGGAAGTTGATTAAACCGGCCAGCATTGCTGCGTACTGCCTGCTTGTTGGATGGAGGAGAGGGAAATACAAAATAGATGATAGTGGAAAGCGGATAGCGGAGAGTAAAAAAGTTAACTGCTAAACGCGGATAAAAATGGGAGGAAAGAATGAAAAAGTTATTGTTGATCGCGGTTGTGGTAGGGTTTATTGCCGCATGTTCTGGCAAAGATGAGAATCATAACATGGAAGATAATAAAATGAGTGGTCAGCATGATATGATGGGGATGAAAAATGATGGCGTTGATAACGGCGTGGTTTTCAGGGAAGCCCGTACGGGTGAAGTGGGCAAACCCGTTGTCTGTCCGGTAATGGGGACCAAATTTAAAGTCAAGGCGAAGACTCAAGTCGCGGATTACAAGGGCAAGAGTTATTACTTCTGCTGTGCGGGATGCCCCGGTCCTTTTAAATCCGATCCAGAGAAATATATAAACAAACCTGCGAGTATGCCCGGCGACAAAAGCGGTATGATGAAAAAGAAACAGGGAATGCTTTCAGGTGAAATTGTAGACGGAGTAAGAGAGATAAATATAAAGGCATTTCAATTTGGATTTTCTCCCGACACAATAATAGTAAAAAAAGGTGAAAAGATAAGATTAAAAGCAATCAGTACAGATGTGAA
This sequence is a window from Candidatus Omnitrophota bacterium. Protein-coding genes within it:
- a CDS encoding TolC family protein, encoding MNFPGKLTMNLSVFVLLCSIAGISYGASTLSERKKQIKNQERVIADNEKNETIEIGDDARLSDYIKAGLMNNPGLKAAFYKWKASFAKISQAFSLPDPQFTYTKYIEGVETRVGPQERAYSINQKFPLLDKLWIRRSKAFRASEESFYNLNKQRLEQINKITDAYYEYAYLSKAILLMNENIKLLKIFESVAQTKYRTGLAPNHDLLKVQVELGKLENDLLSLEDSRLPLVSRLNALLNLPMDNLLPWPDETLEGAVLGQKYEEINGLYDELTKHNPELLSLTENIEENRDSLKLAKREYFPDLSVGVTKIETADALNPGAVDSGKDPVMVMVSFNLPLWFGRLNAGVRESRASLKAAEELLVNKQNELLTRLNYVHYKIRDALRQSNLYKDALLPKATQTLNATQFGYQGGKEDFLSLIDAQRVLFNFQLAYYRQNANFYQRIAELKSLLGEFPVDPGETE
- a CDS encoding DUF3347 domain-containing protein produces the protein MINDFIANVKKEILNAGKKHWKLIAASVAAGLIIANIFPGLNLKKGDSAERSDMAGVSREKKVKYWTCSMHPQIKLPKKGPCPICAMDLIPVYADGEEEEAGGDVSLTLNEAGQSLAEIETVEVKYQKVSNEVRLVGKVDYDETRLSYISAWVPGRIDRLFVDFTGVNVRKGDHLIKLYSPELLATQEEYLQAIKNMKETKDSQLGILRDTARMTLESAREKLRLYGIKEEQIDEIVKRETPDKHMTIYSPVAGTVIQKNGFEGMYVKTGDKIYTIADLSKVWLFLDAYESDVQWLHYGQRVKIEAESFPGEVFHGKIAFIEPFVDEKTRTIKLRVNVDNAKGKLKPGMFVRANIQAVLGQDGKVYEKDLAGKWICPMHPDVIKDKQEPCDICGMELIRTSEFGFAAKPAVQKKVLVIPTTAPLITGKRAVVYVENETKKDTTKRYEGREVVLGPRAGNQYIVLSGLRAGERVVTQGNFKIDSALQIQAKPSMMNPAGYYSETENIFTQGGKAASESAGILTSALSYYLSAAKALSEDNPHAAAGALEKFRDQISQIIKADSLEVKTSGIAAEIKQLRAAVKQIDHNTDALRKQFAALSNNLKNIFEKYEYKEKQTLYLVFCSMAFNNKGGYWLQDSKEVRNPYFGSKMLKCGEIKKEYGRKIMETKPIMGHEGH
- a CDS encoding efflux RND transporter permease subunit, giving the protein MLNKLIKFFLENKLVTALFIIGVILWGISVMPFDIKGSIVPRGPVPVDAIPDIGENQQIVFTEWMGRSPQDMEDQVTYPLAIALQGIPGVKSIRSYSAFGFSTIYVIFNESVEFYWSRSRVLERLSSAQKGLPDGVVPALGPDATALGQIFWYTLEGKGFSLAELRSIQDWYVKYALQSAEGISEVASVGGYVKEYQIDVDPDAMRAYNVGLHDIMMAVKRANIDVGAKTVEFNKVEYVVRGIGFIKNLKDIENIIIKTNDNVPIYVKNVARQVNFGPALRRGALDKQGAEVVGGVVVVRYGGNPMEAIKNIKKKISQLERGLPTKVLEDGTVSKVRIVPFYDRTKLINETLGTLSEALTQQILITIIVILVFLMHLKSSLVVSFSLPMAVLMAFIMMKVFKVDANVMSLAGIAIAIGTIVDMGIIMCENIINHLNESKGTENPITVVYRAASEVGGAILTAISTTIVSFLAVFTMAGPEGKLFKPLAFTKTFALLASVIIALLVIPALSHILFVKRKKPLEGIKQGIKAIIVAAAAFIGFKVSSIIGAGILVYGLYLIFEERIPSRVKDIFLKHSNWIAIGLVGIFLTHYWMPLGFGKGFILNVIFVGGVLFTIMWFFHRFMEVYPKILMYLLNDKRLFMLIPLSIFIFGMTIWLGFASVLSPITGNLSKIGIKESTVLRIWPLSVLNHSFPGLGKEFMPPLDEGSYLFMPTTMPHASIGEALDVLQKQDILISQIPEVESVVGKLGRVESPLDPAPISMIETVISYKPEYGERDVKTGKRPRLWRKHIKTPDDIWTEILKVSKIPGTTSAPKLQPIAARIVMLQSGMRAPMGVKILGKNLKEIEKVGLQIEKLLKEVPGVEASAVIADRIVGKPYIEFSIDREKIARYGLNIQDVQDVIEVAIGGMKLTTTVEGRERYPVRVRYPREFRDSVEDLQKVLIPTKTGAQIPLSQIAVLKFERGPQVIKSEDTFLVGYVLFDKIPDVAEVNVVNAAQNYLQSSIDSGELVLPPGTSYKFAGSYENQVRSEKKLALVLPLSLFIIFLILYFQFKRVTTTFLVFSSIIVAFSGGFILIWLYAQEWFMYFPFFGNYFRDLFNMQTYNLSVAVWVGFLALFGIASDDGVVVATYLEQSFAERKPKTIREIREATLFAGMRRVRPCLMTTATTILALLPILTSTGRGADVMIPMALPAVGGMTIELITLFIVPVGYCWLREKELIKEEKSEK
- a CDS encoding YHS domain-containing protein, whose translation is MKKLLLIAVVVGFIAACSGKDENHNMEDNKMSGQHDMMGMKNDGVDNGVVFREARTGEVGKPVVCPVMGTKFKVKAKTQVADYKGKSYYFCCAGCPGPFKSDPEKYINKPASMPGDKSGMMKKKQGMLSGEIVDGVREINIKAFQFGFSPDTIIVKKGEKIRLKAISTDVNHGIGIKDYKIKRKLPAKQEQIIEFTADKSGEFHFHCSIYCGAGHGKMHGKMIVKE